ACCGAACGAGTGAGGTCTTCACCGCGCGCAGCAAAAGCAGTTGCCAAGACTTCCCACAGGGTCAGATCCGCTGGGCCGTCGTTACGCACAGGGTGAGATTTTTTGGCCAGTTCTGCGATACGGGCGCGTTCTAGAAGTACGGGGTGCGCGTAAGGTTCGATTCGGGATTCAGTGACGCCGTTTTCCTCAGCGATCTCAGCAATCGTGGCACCAGAACGAATACGCTCTTGGATCTCGCGAGGGCGCATAGACAATGGTGTAGATAGGCGAGGATCGACCTCTCGACTCGGGCGTGGCTCTCGGGTGGTAAGGGATCCGCGCGGGCGCGAAGGTGACTTTTCCTCAGCAGGCTCGGAATCGGAGGATTCTTCTGCTTCCGCGTCAGCGGGGTGCTCTTTAGAATCATGCTGAGGAGTCTGTGCTGTGGCATCCTCGGCGCTTTCTTCTGATTCAGCAGGCTGTTCGGGGTCTTCTTGGTGGAGAAGCGCCGCACGAAGCGAGTCGGTGACCTCTAGAAAAAACTGCTCCTCGGGATTGTCCGCCGCGTGGAAGACTAACGATGTTGCGGAGGATTCCGTGGGGACGAGGATTAGTTCCTTCATCAATACTCCTTCGACTGGGGAAATGGTACTGCAAGGTGCAGATATCACTATCGTCTACTGTAACGCAGCCCGAGGGGTTGCGGGTTGTACGACGAGGTAGCGTGCCATAACAAAATGACAAACTTGTCAATATTCTTAAAGCTCAGAGGAAGTAGTTTATAAAACGTGGCTTCCTCTGAGCTTTAAGAAATAACAAATGCTGAATTTTTATGCTTGAGCGTAACCGTTGTCGAGGATGTAATCGATAGCGGCGGTCAGTGTTTCCACATCGGCAGTATCGATGGCAGGGAACATACCGATACGCAGCTGGTTGCGTCCTAGCTTGCGATAAGGCTCGACATCGAGAATTCCGTTGGCGCGCAGCACCTTAGCTAGCGCAGCGGCATCAATGGAATCATCAAAGTCAATAGTGCCCACGACCAGAGAACGCTTCGCAGGATCGGCTACATAAGGAGTTGTTTCAGCGCGCTTTTCTGCCCATTCGTACAATGCGGAAGAATTAGCGGTGGTGCGTTCAACCATGGCATCAAGGCCACCATTGGCGTTCATCCACTCCACTTGGTTTTCCAACATCAAAAGCGTGCCCACAGCAGGGGTGTTGTAGGTCTGGTTTTTACGGGAATTGTCCACAGCAGTCTGGAGGTTAAGGAATGCCGGAATGAAACGGTCCGAAGCATTGATCTTCTCAATACGCTCCAACGCTGCAGGGCTCATCGCTGCAAGCCACAACCCACCATCGGAAGCAAAGCACTTCTGAGGAGAAAAGTAATAAACATCGGCATTGTGCATATCTACGGGCAGTCCGCCGGCACCAGAGGTGGCGTCGATAGCTACGAGCTGACCATCAGAATTTTCTGGACGAATAACGGGAACCATAGCGCCTGTCGACGTCTCGTTGTGTGCCCAAGCGATAACGTCGCAGCCCTCCATAGCCACAGGGGTTGGTGCATCGCCTGGCTCGGCGGAAATAATCGTAGGCTCGTCCAACCACGGTGCCTGCGCAGATGCCTTTGCAAACTTGCCGGAGAACTCGCCAAAAGTGAGATGTCCGGACTTCTTCTCAATTAAACCGAAGGTTGCTGCATCCCAGAAGGCGGTAGCGCCGCCCAAAGAAAGTACGATCTCATAGCCATCTGGTAGTGAAAAGAGGGAGGAAAGGCCCTCTCGAATACTTCCAACAATGTTCTTCACAGCTGGCTGACGATGAGACGTGCCAATAACGTCGGCGCCAGCATTAACAATCGCATTGAGTTGTGCTGGGCGCACTTTAGAAGGGCCGCATCCGAAGCGCGGATCGGCGGGAATCAGGGTACTGGGAAGAGTAGGGTACTCGCTCATGGGTCACGCTTTCTCGTTGTAGGACAACGCACAAAAGGGAAGGGTTGCAAAAGATTTGTCCGCATCAGTGAGGTGGCAGCGCCACCCTTGAGGTGGAATAGTACCGAATGCTTGCATAGTTGGAAGCTTCTGCCATGACATCACCTGCCGAACGGTAGAAATAGGCAATTTTGTTGCAAAAATGGGGGGATTCTATGCAATGTTGCATGGGTAGTGTTGCCGCATTTTTACAGGTAGCAATGCTGATTTTATGTTCGTTTTCAAACTAATGTTATGTGTGCCACAGATTTTGTTACACTGTGTTATGTTCCATGCATTCACGCCCAAATTTTGGCGGAAGCGTTAACTTTCTAGTTTCGTAACGGCGAATAAAGGTGTATGAATGGTGAGCACACCCTTACCCTCATGGGTGACCGGCAAGGTGAGGGGCCAAAATTAAAAAGTGTCATTAGATTTCAAGATGGCTATTACCTTGAGCGTATCCGCGAACAACCTCTGTGGAGACGTGGTAGGGGTAGCTCCCCTTTACGGGGGTGTTATGGTCTGTAGTTTTAGGTGACTGTTCGGCGGTAGCTGGCTAACCTAGGGCGAAATGCGGATAACACTGCAGTCTTGGATCTCAACAGTGCACTTTTCACGCAACGGTGCAAAAGTGCACGGAAAAACAAATCGAAAGGGATGCTTGTGGCTACTGAAAACAAGGAAAAGGCGGTTCTTCACTACCCTGGTGGCGAGTATGAGATGGATATCATCCATGCAACCGAGGGTAACGATGGTGTTGTGCTGGATAAATTACTGTCCCAAACTGGCATGGTCACTTTCGACCCTGGTTATGTGAGCACCGGTTCCACGGAATCTAAGATCACTTACATCGATGGCGACAATGGCATCCTGCGTCACCGTGGCTACGACATCGCGGACTTGGCGGAAAACGCAACCTTCAACGAAGTTTCCTACCTGCTAATTAAGGGCCACCTGCCAACCGTTGATGAGCTTCATAAGTTCAACAACGAAATCCGCCACCACACCCTGCTGGACGAGGATTTTAAGAGCCAGTTCAACATCTTCCCACGTGACGCACACCCAATGTCCGTGTTGGCTTCCTCCGTGAACATCTTGTCCACCTACTACCAGGATCAGCTCAACCCACTCGATGAGGAGCAGCTGGATAAGGCCACCGTTCGCCTGCTAGCCAAGGTGCCAATGCTTGCAGCTTACGCTTACCGCGCTTCCAAGGGTGCTCCTTACATGTACCCAGACAACTCCTTGAACGCTCGCGAGAACTTCCTCCGCATGATGTTTGGTTACCCAACCGAGCCATACGAGGTGGACCCAGTAGTGGCAAAGGCGCTGGATAAGCTACTCATCCTGCACGCAGATCACGAGCAGAACTGCTCCACCTCTACTGTGCGCATGATCGGTTCCGCACAGGCCAACATGTTCGTTGCTGTTGCTGGTGGTATCAACGCCCTTTCAGGTCCTCTACACGGTGGCGCAAACCAGGCTGTCTTGGAAATGCTCGAAGAGATCAAGGCCAACGGCGGCGACGCTACCGACTTCATGAACCGCGTGAAGAACAAGGAAAAGGGCGTTCGCCTGATGGGCTTCGGTCACCGCGTGTACAAGAACTACGACCCACGCGCTGCCATCGTGAAGGAAACCGCACACGAAATCCTCGAACACCTCGGTGGCGATGAGCTTCTCGATCTCGCCATGAATCTCGAAGAGATCGCATTGAACGACGACTACTTCGTATCGCGCAAGCTGTACCCGAATGTCGACTTCTACACCGGTTTGATTTACCGCGCTATGGGATTCCCAACGGACTTCTTCACCGTGCTCTTTGCCATTGGTCGTCTGCCAGGCTGGATTGCTCAGTACCGCGAGCAGTTGGCAACCACCACCAAGATCAACCGCCCACGTCAGATTTACACCGGCGAAACCTTGCGAAAGGTCACTCCACGCGAGCAGCGCTAAGCTGATGACCTGCTAATTTCGGCCGAGCGAGTGGAATTTCAGTACACTGTTACCCACACGCTCGGTTTTCGTTGTGTTGATATACCTCCTCGGCGACGATCCGCAGCCGAGTTCATACGTTAATATTCCGAGCAATTTGTACATCGATCCAAGGAGTTAGAGAGCCATGGAAAAGCCCCAGATCCAGGTTCCCGAAGGACCAGCCCCAGAAGACATCGTCATCGTCGACCTCATTGAGGGCGACGGCGCAGAAGCACAGCCTGGCGGCCTCGTTGAGGTCCACTATGTTGGCGTCGACTTTGAAAACGGCCAAGAGTTTGATTCTTCTTGGGACCGCGGCCAAAGCATCGAGTTCCCATTGTCTGGCCTCATCGCTGGCTGGCAAGAAGGTATCCCAGGCATGAAGGTCGGCGGACGTCGCCAGCTGACCATCCCACCAGAGGCTGCTTACGGCCCAGCAGGTGGCGGACACCCACTGTCCGGTCGCACCCTCGTGTTCGTGATTGATCTGCTCAACGTCGGCTAATCACGTTCAACAGTAAGAACAAAAATAACGCCCGTAGGTGTATTACCATCTACGGGCGTTATTGCATCACAGTATCCTCACACACCGTTAGATCAATGTGTGAGCGAGCGCTTCATAACGCTGTAAACGGGCCTCGCGGCCCACAGCGGGTGAGCTATCCAGTTCGGAGAGAGCTGCAGTGATCTTGTCAAGAACAAAAGCCGCGAAGGCATCGGGATACTGATGCGCAGCGACAGGTTCGTCGATAATGGCGTCGATAATGCCTACCTCTTTGAGCGTTACCGCCGATACCTGCTGTTCTTCCATCATTTGTGCTGCATGGGAAGTGTCGCGGTAAATGATTGCAGAAGCGCCTTCAGGTGGCAGTGGACTGAGCCAAGCATGTGAGGTGGCGAGCACCTTATCGGTAGGAAGC
The sequence above is drawn from the Corynebacterium rouxii genome and encodes:
- the sepH gene encoding septation protein SepH; its protein translation is MKELILVPTESSATSLVFHAADNPEEQFFLEVTDSLRAALLHQEDPEQPAESEESAEDATAQTPQHDSKEHPADAEAEESSDSEPAEEKSPSRPRGSLTTREPRPSREVDPRLSTPLSMRPREIQERIRSGATIAEIAEENGVTESRIEPYAHPVLLERARIAELAKKSHPVRNDGPADLTLWEVLATAFAARGEDLTRSVWDAYRDPSGQWVVSVKWGPELGETVAEWSYHRHGTSAATTVARNAVAADLIDPEFSQPVRSLSAVATGRPHLVSAESEAEQTRDDLMAIDDSASAPTDTQEPTTEVSGDDFAQHSQDEHKQGGKRRRKAVTPHWEDVLLGVRTNTKRPRK
- the serC gene encoding phosphoserine transaminase: MSEYPTLPSTLIPADPRFGCGPSKVRPAQLNAIVNAGADVIGTSHRQPAVKNIVGSIREGLSSLFSLPDGYEIVLSLGGATAFWDAATFGLIEKKSGHLTFGEFSGKFAKASAQAPWLDEPTIISAEPGDAPTPVAMEGCDVIAWAHNETSTGAMVPVIRPENSDGQLVAIDATSGAGGLPVDMHNADVYYFSPQKCFASDGGLWLAAMSPAALERIEKINASDRFIPAFLNLQTAVDNSRKNQTYNTPAVGTLLMLENQVEWMNANGGLDAMVERTTANSSALYEWAEKRAETTPYVADPAKRSLVVGTIDFDDSIDAAALAKVLRANGILDVEPYRKLGRNQLRIGMFPAIDTADVETLTAAIDYILDNGYAQA
- a CDS encoding citrate synthase, with translation MATENKEKAVLHYPGGEYEMDIIHATEGNDGVVLDKLLSQTGMVTFDPGYVSTGSTESKITYIDGDNGILRHRGYDIADLAENATFNEVSYLLIKGHLPTVDELHKFNNEIRHHTLLDEDFKSQFNIFPRDAHPMSVLASSVNILSTYYQDQLNPLDEEQLDKATVRLLAKVPMLAAYAYRASKGAPYMYPDNSLNARENFLRMMFGYPTEPYEVDPVVAKALDKLLILHADHEQNCSTSTVRMIGSAQANMFVAVAGGINALSGPLHGGANQAVLEMLEEIKANGGDATDFMNRVKNKEKGVRLMGFGHRVYKNYDPRAAIVKETAHEILEHLGGDELLDLAMNLEEIALNDDYFVSRKLYPNVDFYTGLIYRAMGFPTDFFTVLFAIGRLPGWIAQYREQLATTTKINRPRQIYTGETLRKVTPREQR
- the fkpA gene encoding FKBP-type peptidyl-prolyl cis-trans isomerase FkpA → MEKPQIQVPEGPAPEDIVIVDLIEGDGAEAQPGGLVEVHYVGVDFENGQEFDSSWDRGQSIEFPLSGLIAGWQEGIPGMKVGGRRQLTIPPEAAYGPAGGGHPLSGRTLVFVIDLLNVG